The following coding sequences are from one Prochlorococcus sp. MIT 0604 window:
- the mreC gene encoding rod shape-determining protein MreC has protein sequence MLIIRRIFSSRWWHKKKSWIFFGIFLCLVFVRISKGSLYKDFFYFISKPFWPGQFQKEVILNSLDQESLIKENLLKKDNLRLREILSLQQSSNNDKISAAVISRKTGGWWRQIILNKGSKDGVENGSAVTGPGGLLGRVNNTSLLTSSVTLLTSPESKLGVWVDRSQINGLLVGTGDDHPSLILYSKNADIKVGDFVSSSPASSLLPPNIPIGIVQSIDETLQSKKMAKILLLGKPHLIDWVQILRVNI, from the coding sequence ATGTTAATTATCCGACGAATTTTTTCTAGTCGTTGGTGGCATAAAAAGAAAAGTTGGATATTTTTTGGAATTTTTTTATGTTTAGTCTTTGTTAGGATTTCAAAAGGATCTCTATATAAAGATTTTTTTTACTTTATTTCAAAGCCTTTTTGGCCTGGTCAATTTCAAAAAGAAGTTATTCTTAATAGCTTAGATCAAGAATCTTTAATAAAAGAAAATCTCCTTAAAAAGGATAATTTAAGATTGCGGGAAATTTTATCTCTTCAACAATCATCCAATAATGACAAGATTTCAGCAGCAGTTATTTCAAGAAAAACTGGAGGTTGGTGGAGACAAATAATTTTAAACAAAGGTTCAAAAGATGGAGTGGAAAATGGTAGTGCTGTTACTGGCCCGGGTGGCTTATTAGGAAGAGTGAACAATACTTCTCTATTAACCTCGTCTGTAACATTATTAACTTCTCCAGAAAGTAAATTAGGTGTGTGGGTTGATAGAAGTCAAATTAATGGACTACTTGTTGGCACAGGAGATGATCATCCTAGCCTAATACTGTATTCAAAAAATGCTGATATTAAAGTAGGAGATTTTGTATCATCTTCTCCTGCAAGTTCTTTATTACCTCCAAATATCCCTATTGGGATTGTCCAATCTATAGATGAGACATTGCAATCAAAAAAAATGGCAAAAATTTTACTTTTGGGAAAACCTCATTTAATTGATTGGGTTCAAATTTTGAGAGTAAATATTTAA
- a CDS encoding single-stranded DNA-binding protein, with protein sequence MEINTINLVGRAGREPDVRYFESGSIVANFTLAVNRRSRDEEPDWFNLEIWGKQAQIAADYVRKGSLIGITGSFKIDSWKDKNTGEDRYKPVVRVDRLNLLSSRKESENNQYPNNSSSSEIPF encoded by the coding sequence ATGGAAATTAACACTATTAACCTAGTTGGCAGAGCCGGTAGAGAACCTGATGTCAGATATTTTGAATCAGGAAGCATTGTAGCTAATTTTACTCTTGCAGTGAACAGAAGAAGTAGAGATGAGGAACCCGACTGGTTTAATTTAGAAATATGGGGCAAACAAGCTCAAATAGCAGCAGATTACGTTAGAAAGGGATCCTTAATTGGAATTACAGGAAGCTTTAAAATTGATAGTTGGAAAGATAAAAATACTGGGGAAGATAGATATAAACCAGTTGTGAGGGTAGACAGGTTAAATTTACTAAGTTCTCGCAAAGAATCTGAAAATAACCAATACCCTAACAATAGTAGTTCGAGCGAAATCCCTTTTTAA
- the tsaE gene encoding tRNA (adenosine(37)-N6)-threonylcarbamoyltransferase complex ATPase subunit type 1 TsaE: MFVENLKETLNLGKKLSQKLNPQSIVLLQGPIGAGKTSFVQGVAKGLSISDDITSPTFALSHHYNSGKIPLIHLDLYRLKNVASAKEVFFSEEEEAMQCNAILIIEWPELIEPVIDNFWKIKISYAKNYGRNYEIRDPKNLLTFS; encoded by the coding sequence GTGTTTGTTGAGAATTTAAAAGAGACTTTAAATTTAGGTAAAAAACTCTCACAAAAATTAAATCCCCAATCAATTGTTTTATTACAGGGTCCAATTGGAGCTGGGAAAACTTCATTTGTGCAAGGGGTTGCTAAAGGCTTATCAATCTCTGACGACATTACTAGCCCTACATTTGCTTTATCGCATCACTATAACTCGGGAAAAATTCCACTAATTCACCTTGATTTATACAGGTTAAAAAATGTTGCTTCAGCAAAAGAAGTTTTTTTTTCAGAAGAAGAAGAGGCAATGCAATGCAATGCCATTTTAATTATTGAATGGCCAGAATTAATAGAGCCAGTTATTGATAATTTCTGGAAAATAAAAATTAGTTACGCAAAAAATTATGGAAGAAACTATGAAATAAGAGATCCCAAAAATTTATTAACTTTCTCATAA
- a CDS encoding rod shape-determining protein, whose translation MIFNRFKFSRDIGIDLGTANTLIHVSGKGVVLQEPSVVAMDLEEGTPLAVGKEAKLMLGRTPGNIRAVRPLRDGVIADFDAAEQMIKTFIQKCNEGKGIVAPRIVIGIPSGVTSVERRAVREAGLAGAREVHLIDEPVAAAIGASLPVTEPIGTMIVDIGGGTTEVAVLSLGGTVLSESVRIAGDEINESIALYLKKVHNLVVGERTAEDIKIKIGSAFPDDEFDKTTLEVRGLHLLSGLPRSVTLTSGEIREAMAETLSKIVEAVKRTLERTPPELAADIVDRGIMLAGGGALVRGINDLLSDETGIFTHIAENPLLCVVNGCGEVLDDFKKLKRVVDTPDFIRNAIRD comes from the coding sequence GTGATTTTTAACAGATTTAAATTTTCTAGGGACATTGGTATAGATTTGGGGACGGCCAATACCCTTATACATGTATCAGGGAAGGGCGTTGTTTTACAAGAGCCTTCAGTAGTAGCAATGGATTTAGAGGAAGGGACTCCATTGGCTGTTGGTAAAGAAGCAAAGTTAATGCTTGGAAGAACACCCGGCAATATTAGAGCCGTAAGACCACTTAGAGATGGTGTTATCGCAGATTTTGATGCTGCGGAGCAAATGATTAAAACATTTATTCAAAAATGTAACGAAGGCAAGGGTATAGTAGCTCCAAGAATAGTTATTGGTATTCCAAGTGGAGTGACTAGTGTCGAGCGAAGAGCAGTAAGAGAAGCTGGATTAGCAGGAGCTAGAGAAGTCCACTTAATAGATGAACCTGTTGCTGCAGCAATAGGTGCATCATTACCAGTAACTGAGCCAATTGGAACTATGATTGTTGATATTGGTGGTGGTACTACTGAAGTTGCAGTATTAAGTTTGGGAGGAACTGTATTAAGTGAATCTGTTCGAATAGCAGGCGACGAAATAAATGAATCAATTGCCTTGTACCTGAAAAAAGTTCATAATTTAGTTGTTGGAGAAAGAACTGCAGAAGATATTAAGATCAAGATCGGCTCTGCATTTCCAGATGATGAATTTGATAAAACTACTTTAGAGGTGAGAGGTTTACATCTTTTATCTGGTTTACCTAGGTCAGTCACTTTGACCTCAGGAGAAATTAGAGAAGCTATGGCTGAAACACTGAGCAAAATAGTTGAAGCTGTAAAAAGAACCTTAGAGCGAACTCCTCCTGAACTTGCTGCAGATATTGTTGATAGAGGGATTATGCTTGCAGGAGGTGGTGCTTTAGTTAGAGGAATTAATGATTTGTTGAGCGATGAAACGGGAATTTTTACTCACATAGCAGAAAATCCATTGCTTTGTGTAGTTAATGGCTGTGGTGAGGTTCTGGATGATTTTAAAAAACTTAAAAGAGTTGTTGATACTCCAGACTTTATAAGAAACGCGATACGAGATTAA
- the ruvB gene encoding Holliday junction branch migration DNA helicase RuvB, producing the protein MAIISSNIGDNDFSLRKKELRLVDSKIIPEEKRNNNRNLARPQTFKEFIGQEQLKSSLKIAIDASIFRKEPLEHTLLYGQPGLGKTTLAFLIAHELNTKCRIATAPAIERPRDIVGLLLGLKEGEVLFIDEIHRLNRLTEELLYSAMEDFRLDLTMGANRGARCRTINLPRFTLIGATTKLASISAPLRDRFGISQKIEFYTYDELKQIIINVSRLNNIYLDDEASYDLAKISRGTPRIALRLLRRVRDYAQVVKKTNKISVNLIKKALSSYQIDEKGLDSLDRNYLSFLNQNNSNPTGLDSIAAGLGDDSSMLEFIVEPYLIKIGFLTRTPRGRLLTDLGKEYIDSKNDNF; encoded by the coding sequence ATGGCAATTATTTCTTCCAATATAGGCGATAATGACTTTTCTCTTCGTAAAAAAGAGCTTAGGCTAGTTGATTCAAAAATCATTCCAGAAGAAAAGAGAAATAATAATCGGAACTTAGCTCGGCCTCAGACTTTTAAAGAATTTATTGGCCAAGAGCAGCTTAAATCTTCTTTAAAAATAGCTATAGATGCTTCAATTTTTAGAAAAGAACCTCTGGAGCATACTCTTTTATATGGACAGCCTGGTTTAGGTAAGACTACACTTGCTTTTTTGATAGCCCATGAATTGAATACAAAATGTAGGATAGCGACTGCACCAGCAATAGAAAGACCTAGAGATATTGTAGGCTTACTGCTTGGATTAAAAGAAGGTGAAGTTTTATTTATCGATGAGATACATCGCTTAAATAGGTTAACTGAAGAGTTGCTGTATTCTGCAATGGAAGATTTTAGACTCGACTTAACTATGGGAGCTAATAGAGGAGCCCGGTGCAGAACAATTAATCTTCCTAGGTTCACTCTGATTGGGGCGACAACTAAATTAGCCTCAATAAGTGCACCTCTAAGGGATAGATTTGGTATTTCTCAGAAAATTGAATTTTACACATATGATGAGTTAAAACAAATAATTATTAATGTATCCCGATTAAATAATATATATTTAGATGATGAAGCATCTTATGATTTAGCGAAGATATCTCGAGGGACTCCAAGAATTGCTTTAAGATTATTAAGACGAGTTAGAGATTATGCTCAAGTTGTTAAGAAAACTAATAAGATTTCTGTGAATTTAATAAAAAAAGCTCTAAGTTCTTACCAAATTGATGAAAAAGGATTGGATTCTTTAGATAGAAATTATTTATCTTTTCTTAACCAAAACAATAGTAATCCAACTGGCCTTGATTCAATTGCAGCTGGCTTGGGTGATGATTCTTCGATGTTAGAATTTATAGTTGAACCATATCTAATCAAAATTGGTTTCCTCACTAGAACTCCTAGAGGAAGATTACTTACTGATTTAGGAAAAGAATACATTGATTCAAAAAATGATAACTTTTAA
- the smpB gene encoding SsrA-binding protein SmpB, which translates to MAKNSNKVKRNFNKENNFKLLAENRYAKFQYAISETIEAGIELLGTEVKSIRNGKANLRDGYCSFRDGEILLLNVHISPHKNVGSFFNHDPLRNRKLLLHKKEIIKMKSNSEKKGMTIVPLSLYLKGSWIKLTIGIGKGKKLHDKRQDEKQKSIKKEINSALKR; encoded by the coding sequence ATGGCAAAAAATTCAAACAAAGTTAAAAGAAATTTTAATAAAGAAAATAATTTTAAACTTCTAGCTGAGAATAGATATGCAAAATTTCAATATGCCATATCTGAAACAATCGAAGCTGGAATTGAGCTTTTAGGGACTGAAGTAAAGTCCATTAGAAACGGAAAAGCAAATTTAAGGGATGGGTACTGTTCATTCAGAGATGGAGAGATCTTATTATTAAATGTTCACATATCACCACATAAAAATGTGGGGTCTTTCTTTAATCATGATCCATTAAGAAATAGAAAGTTATTGCTTCACAAAAAAGAAATTATAAAAATGAAATCCAATTCTGAAAAAAAAGGAATGACCATTGTTCCATTATCTCTTTATTTAAAAGGCTCATGGATAAAACTAACTATTGGAATCGGCAAAGGTAAAAAATTACATGACAAACGTCAAGATGAAAAACAAAAAAGTATAAAAAAAGAAATAAACTCTGCACTAAAAAGATAA
- a CDS encoding carbohydrate kinase — protein MKKKKVICLGEALIDRIRNKSNQGFTDFLGGAPANVACALSKLKIDSTFIGSLGSDDYGKKFITQFNALDVNLDFLQLDNDSSTRVVNVDRDQFGDRFFSGFEESSHLRFADEVLSKKLIEKDILNLEKSFLETKYLVMGTILLSSPISAETIFFLLEQAKKFEVKIVIDLNWREVFWDHSSFSSKISKAERVNLIKKFLNHANLLKLAREEATLFFEDANPSLISQQLSNRPDVIITDGKNPVAWYINELQGITEIPTSQKIIDTTGAGDAFLAGLIAKLIASGYPSNDLEIEDCIKFASVCGLLTCLGEGAIEQQPYYEKVNKFLGSLIS, from the coding sequence ATGAAAAAGAAAAAGGTAATATGTCTTGGAGAGGCTTTAATAGACAGAATCAGAAATAAGTCAAATCAAGGATTTACAGATTTTTTGGGTGGTGCGCCGGCAAATGTTGCTTGTGCATTAAGTAAATTGAAAATAGATTCAACATTTATAGGAAGTTTAGGTAGTGATGATTATGGAAAAAAATTTATTACGCAATTTAATGCATTGGACGTTAACTTAGATTTCTTGCAATTAGATAATGATTCATCTACTCGCGTGGTTAATGTAGATAGAGATCAATTTGGAGATCGTTTTTTTTCAGGCTTTGAGGAAAGTTCCCATTTACGCTTTGCAGACGAAGTTCTTAGTAAGAAATTAATTGAGAAAGATATATTAAATTTGGAGAAATCTTTTCTAGAAACAAAATATTTGGTTATGGGAACGATCTTATTATCATCTCCAATATCAGCAGAGACTATTTTTTTTCTTCTTGAACAGGCTAAAAAATTTGAAGTCAAAATAGTTATTGATCTGAATTGGAGGGAGGTCTTTTGGGATCACTCAAGTTTTTCATCAAAAATTAGTAAAGCCGAGAGAGTTAATTTAATCAAGAAATTTTTAAATCATGCAAATCTTTTGAAACTTGCTAGAGAAGAAGCAACTTTGTTTTTTGAGGATGCAAATCCCTCGCTAATATCTCAACAATTGTCTAATAGGCCAGATGTAATAATAACTGATGGAAAAAATCCCGTTGCATGGTATATAAATGAATTGCAGGGAATTACCGAAATTCCTACTTCACAAAAAATTATTGATACAACTGGCGCAGGAGATGCTTTTCTAGCTGGCTTAATTGCAAAATTAATTGCTTCTGGATATCCCTCAAACGATCTAGAGATAGAAGATTGCATAAAGTTCGCAAGTGTTTGTGGATTATTAACTTGTCTTGGTGAAGGCGCTATCGAGCAACAGCCATATTATGAGAAAGTTAATAAATTTTTGGGATCTCTTATTTCATAG
- the ahcY gene encoding adenosylhomocysteinase, with the protein MVIANSVKTSTPNYIIADISLSDFGRKEIKIAETEMPGLMALRDKYQSEKPLKGAKIAGSLHMTIQTAVLIETLVDLGAEVKWASCNIFSTQDHAAAAIANQGIPVYAKKGETLDEYWQYTHYILDWGSDSPNMILDDGGDATGLLILGSKAEKDLSVLDNPGNEEEIALFNSIKSKLQADGSFYSRIKSNIIGVTEETTTGVARLYQLQKQNALPFPAINVNDSVTKSKFDNLYGCRESLVDSIKRATDVMIAGKVALVMGFGDVGKGSAQSLRGLGAIVKVAEVDPICALQAAMEGYSVVRLEDVVEDIDIFVTATGNYQVITHENLVKMKDEAIVCNIGHFDNEIDVASLKNYQWENIKPQVDHITLPSGNKIILLAEGRLVNLGCATGHPSFVMSNSFTNQVLAQIELFNKSEQYCKEVYVLPKHLDEMVARLHLDKIGAKLTKLTKEQADYINVSVDGPYKPELYRY; encoded by the coding sequence ATGGTTATCGCAAATTCAGTTAAAACCTCTACGCCAAATTATATTATTGCTGATATTTCCTTATCGGATTTTGGACGAAAAGAAATTAAAATTGCTGAAACGGAAATGCCTGGGTTAATGGCACTTAGAGATAAATATCAATCTGAAAAGCCACTCAAAGGTGCAAAAATAGCTGGAAGTTTGCATATGACTATACAGACGGCAGTCTTAATTGAAACTCTTGTTGATCTTGGTGCAGAAGTGAAATGGGCTTCATGCAATATTTTTTCAACTCAAGATCATGCTGCTGCAGCGATTGCAAATCAAGGAATTCCTGTATATGCAAAAAAAGGTGAGACTCTCGATGAATATTGGCAATATACTCACTATATTCTTGATTGGGGTTCAGATTCTCCAAATATGATTCTTGATGACGGGGGAGATGCAACTGGTTTATTGATACTCGGTAGTAAAGCAGAAAAAGATTTATCTGTTTTAGATAATCCCGGTAATGAAGAAGAAATCGCTTTATTCAATTCTATTAAGTCAAAGTTACAAGCTGATGGCAGTTTCTATTCCAGAATAAAGAGTAATATTATTGGTGTCACTGAAGAAACTACTACTGGTGTTGCGAGACTTTATCAACTTCAAAAGCAAAATGCTTTACCTTTTCCAGCAATTAACGTTAATGATTCAGTAACAAAAAGCAAATTTGATAATTTATACGGATGCCGAGAATCTTTAGTTGATAGTATTAAACGTGCGACTGATGTAATGATTGCTGGCAAAGTTGCATTGGTAATGGGTTTCGGAGATGTAGGTAAAGGATCGGCACAGTCATTAAGAGGACTTGGTGCAATTGTAAAAGTTGCAGAAGTTGATCCAATTTGCGCGCTTCAAGCAGCTATGGAAGGTTACAGCGTAGTTAGGTTAGAAGATGTTGTTGAAGACATAGATATATTTGTTACAGCCACTGGTAACTATCAGGTAATAACTCATGAAAATCTTGTCAAAATGAAGGATGAGGCCATAGTTTGCAATATTGGTCATTTCGATAATGAAATTGATGTTGCCTCATTAAAAAATTATCAATGGGAAAATATTAAGCCACAGGTTGATCACATAACTTTACCGAGTGGAAACAAAATTATTCTTTTAGCAGAAGGTAGATTAGTCAACTTAGGCTGCGCTACTGGACATCCAAGTTTTGTTATGAGTAATTCTTTTACTAATCAAGTATTAGCTCAAATTGAACTTTTCAATAAGTCAGAGCAATATTGTAAAGAAGTTTATGTTCTACCAAAACATCTTGATGAAATGGTGGCTAGGTTACATTTGGATAAAATAGGTGCAAAATTAACAAAATTAACTAAAGAACAAGCTGATTATATTAATGTTTCAGTTGATGGACCATATAAACCAGAGCTTTATAGATATTAA
- the rpaB gene encoding response regulator transcription factor RpaB, with translation MSKARILVVDDEPAVLKVLVTRLQLAGYQVYSATNGEEALESFHRDSPDLIVLDVMLPKMDGFAVCRRIRAESVVPIIFLTALEAISERVAGLDLGADDYLSKPFSPKELEARIATILRRMGPTVSVTETKEVPSGKGVMKFGSLVVDTNRRQVSRAGDRISLTYTEFSLLELLFDEPGKVVPRAEILEQLWGYPPRRAADLRVVDVYVARLRGKLEPDPRNPELILTVRGIGYASQRVGETATSLAS, from the coding sequence ATGTCAAAAGCAAGAATTTTGGTTGTTGACGATGAACCAGCAGTTTTGAAGGTATTAGTTACGAGGCTTCAATTAGCTGGATATCAAGTTTATTCAGCCACTAATGGCGAAGAAGCTCTTGAATCTTTTCACAGGGATTCCCCTGACTTAATAGTTCTTGATGTTATGCTTCCAAAAATGGATGGATTTGCTGTGTGTAGAAGAATTAGAGCTGAATCAGTAGTGCCAATAATATTCTTAACTGCTCTAGAGGCTATTTCTGAGAGAGTAGCAGGTTTGGATTTAGGGGCTGATGATTACTTATCTAAACCATTTAGCCCAAAAGAGTTAGAGGCTAGAATAGCTACTATTTTGAGAAGAATGGGCCCAACTGTATCAGTTACTGAAACTAAAGAGGTTCCTTCAGGCAAAGGAGTTATGAAGTTTGGAAGTTTAGTTGTTGATACTAATCGCAGACAAGTTTCTAGAGCTGGAGATAGAATTAGTTTAACTTATACGGAATTTAGTCTCCTAGAATTATTATTTGACGAGCCTGGTAAAGTTGTCCCGCGAGCAGAAATTTTAGAGCAGTTGTGGGGTTATCCTCCTCGTAGAGCTGCAGATTTAAGAGTTGTAGATGTATATGTTGCGAGATTGAGAGGTAAATTGGAACCAGACCCAAGAAATCCAGAATTAATATTAACTGTTAGAGGGATTGGTTACGCTTCTCAGAGAGTTGGCGAAACAGCAACATCTTTGGCAAGTTGA
- a CDS encoding DedA family protein yields the protein MSLIFVNFLTSIPDYISLAVERNSTIAYLTICLAMFLENIIPPIPSEIIMPLGGFFVYQQKLNFYILVFWGLFGTILGSLPWYYLGRLVNEKRLSNFLDKKGKYLGISSKDLIKSKSWFEKYGVSLVFWGRLIPGIRTLISVPAGIELMPLRKFLIWTTFGSFIWVALLTYAGFLFGENYPLIKTYLDQIKFFVKPILILIFFYFFIRIIIRFLKKNRA from the coding sequence TTGAGTTTAATTTTTGTAAATTTTCTTACTTCGATTCCTGACTATATAAGTTTGGCGGTAGAGAGGAATTCAACTATTGCATACCTTACAATATGTTTGGCTATGTTTTTGGAGAATATAATTCCCCCAATCCCATCAGAGATAATAATGCCCTTGGGAGGCTTTTTTGTTTATCAACAAAAATTAAACTTCTATATTTTAGTTTTCTGGGGTTTATTTGGAACAATACTAGGATCATTACCTTGGTATTACTTAGGCAGATTAGTAAATGAAAAAAGGCTTTCCAATTTTCTTGACAAAAAAGGGAAATACTTAGGAATTTCTTCTAAAGATTTAATTAAAAGTAAAAGTTGGTTCGAGAAATATGGAGTTTCTTTAGTATTCTGGGGCCGATTAATACCAGGTATAAGAACGTTAATTTCAGTTCCGGCTGGCATAGAACTTATGCCATTAAGAAAATTTTTGATTTGGACTACATTTGGTAGTTTTATATGGGTAGCACTTCTCACTTATGCAGGTTTTTTATTTGGTGAAAATTATCCACTAATTAAAACTTACTTAGATCAAATCAAGTTTTTTGTAAAGCCAATTTTAATTTTAATTTTCTTTTATTTTTTTATAAGAATAATTATTAGATTTTTAAAAAAGAATAGAGCTTAA
- a CDS encoding tetratricopeptide repeat protein, translating into MITFKKVKVCFLLFFVFLNILYIAPCYSLPLREDLFKSALDLSSGGKFNLALEEWNKYLDYYPDDAAGLSNRGNVRLVIGDIEGSIDDQNKAIRLNPSEIDPYINRGIAEEALGLWSQAKKDYMFVISQDSKNFSALYNLANVEGSTLHWEKARDLFSKAALYNPGFAMARSSMALADFQLGNIDESEKELKNLIRRYPTFADARAALTALNWSKGEFGKAESNWIAVTELDPRYSDEEWLKKIRRWPPQPIKDLMKFIDLK; encoded by the coding sequence ATGATAACTTTTAAAAAAGTTAAGGTTTGTTTTTTATTATTTTTTGTTTTTTTGAATATTTTATATATAGCACCATGCTATTCATTACCTTTGAGAGAGGATTTGTTTAAAAGTGCATTAGATCTAAGTTCAGGCGGAAAATTTAATCTCGCTTTAGAAGAATGGAATAAATATCTTGATTATTATCCTGATGATGCTGCAGGTTTGAGTAATAGAGGAAATGTAAGACTTGTTATAGGTGATATAGAGGGATCAATAGATGACCAGAATAAGGCAATAAGGTTGAATCCTAGTGAAATAGATCCATACATTAATAGGGGAATAGCTGAGGAAGCATTGGGTTTATGGTCGCAAGCGAAAAAAGATTATATGTTCGTTATTTCGCAAGATAGTAAAAATTTCTCTGCATTGTATAACTTGGCTAATGTAGAGGGATCTACATTACATTGGGAAAAAGCAAGAGATTTATTTTCAAAAGCTGCTTTATATAATCCTGGATTTGCAATGGCTAGATCAAGTATGGCTTTAGCAGATTTCCAATTAGGGAACATTGATGAATCTGAAAAAGAATTAAAAAATTTAATTAGACGTTATCCAACTTTTGCAGATGCTAGGGCAGCTTTAACAGCTTTAAATTGGTCTAAGGGTGAATTTGGGAAAGCAGAGAGTAATTGGATAGCGGTAACTGAATTAGATCCTAGATATAGTGATGAAGAATGGTTAAAAAAAATAAGAAGATGGCCTCCACAACCAATTAAAGATTTAATGAAATTTATCGATTTAAAATAA
- the lysS gene encoding lysine--tRNA ligase, whose protein sequence is MSEIREARLQKANSLVSQGFASYAQSFQVSHSTSFLIQEFDYLENGQEEEFSVSLAGRVMAKRVMGKIAFFTISDQEGQIQLYLDKRIINLNLEKQKLLSFEDIKEIVDIGDWIGVYGTIKKTNKGELSIKVEKWEMLSKSLQPLPDKWHGLTDIEKRYRQRYLDLIVNPHSKNVFKTRAKCISFIRKWLDNRDYLEIETPILQSEAGGAEARPFITHHNTLDIPLYLRIATELHLKRMVVGGFEKVYELGRIFRNEGISTRHNPEFTSVEIYQAFSDYVDMMNLTEELIKDIVADACGSLIINYQNKEIDFSKPWLRISMKDIVKKYTGIDFDSFNGDFLAAKKAVKNINVDFTNKVNTIGRLLNEVFEQKVESKLIEPTFVIDYPVEISPLARPHLDNKEIVQRFELFIVGRELANAFSELIDPVDQRERMQLQQSLRDEGDLEAHCIDEDFLNALEIGMPPTGGLGIGIDRLIMLITNSASIRDVIPFPLLKPEITSRKSEKLPLNEVK, encoded by the coding sequence TTGTCTGAAATAAGAGAAGCTCGCTTACAAAAAGCTAATTCACTCGTTAGTCAAGGATTTGCTTCTTACGCACAGAGTTTTCAGGTATCACATTCTACTAGTTTTCTTATTCAAGAATTTGATTATTTAGAAAATGGTCAGGAGGAAGAATTCAGTGTTTCTCTTGCTGGGAGAGTGATGGCAAAAAGGGTAATGGGTAAAATTGCCTTTTTCACAATAAGTGATCAAGAAGGTCAAATTCAGCTCTATCTAGATAAAAGGATTATTAATTTAAATTTAGAAAAACAAAAATTACTTTCTTTTGAAGATATCAAGGAAATAGTAGATATTGGTGATTGGATAGGTGTTTACGGAACAATTAAAAAAACAAATAAAGGTGAGCTTTCAATTAAAGTAGAAAAATGGGAAATGTTATCCAAATCATTACAACCTTTACCAGATAAATGGCATGGATTAACTGATATTGAAAAAAGATATAGGCAACGTTATCTAGATTTAATAGTGAATCCTCACTCTAAAAATGTATTTAAAACAAGAGCAAAATGTATAAGTTTTATAAGAAAATGGCTGGATAATAGAGATTATTTAGAGATAGAGACTCCAATTCTGCAATCTGAAGCTGGTGGTGCTGAAGCTAGACCATTTATAACTCATCACAATACATTAGATATCCCACTTTATCTAAGAATAGCTACAGAATTACATTTAAAAAGAATGGTTGTTGGAGGATTTGAGAAAGTATATGAATTGGGAAGAATCTTCCGCAATGAGGGGATAAGTACAAGGCATAATCCAGAGTTCACCTCAGTTGAAATTTATCAAGCTTTTTCTGATTATGTAGATATGATGAATTTAACAGAAGAATTAATCAAGGATATCGTAGCTGATGCATGTGGTTCTTTAATTATAAATTATCAAAATAAAGAAATTGATTTTTCTAAACCTTGGTTAAGAATTTCAATGAAAGATATTGTCAAAAAATATACAGGGATTGATTTTGATTCTTTTAATGGAGATTTTCTAGCAGCAAAAAAAGCAGTTAAAAATATAAATGTTGATTTCACTAATAAAGTAAATACTATTGGAAGACTTTTAAATGAGGTCTTTGAGCAAAAAGTAGAATCAAAACTTATTGAACCCACTTTTGTTATTGATTATCCTGTTGAAATTTCTCCTTTAGCTAGGCCTCATCTTGATAATAAAGAAATAGTTCAGAGATTTGAATTATTCATTGTTGGTCGAGAGCTGGCAAATGCCTTTAGTGAATTGATAGACCCAGTGGATCAAAGAGAAAGAATGCAATTACAGCAATCTCTTAGAGATGAAGGAGATCTTGAGGCTCACTGTATAGATGAAGATTTCTTAAATGCTTTAGAGATTGGTATGCCGCCTACTGGAGGATTAGGTATAGGCATTGATAGGCTAATTATGTTAATTACTAATAGCGCATCAATTAGAGATGTAATCCCTTTCCCATTGTTAAAACCAGAAATAACTTCCAGAAAAAGTGAAAAGTTACCCTTGAATGAAGTAAAATAG